The following proteins are co-located in the Trichormus variabilis 0441 genome:
- a CDS encoding AAA family ATPase, which translates to MNFREEFKLLLRARYPLIYIPTYEEERVETAIREEAANQGNRPVYTWDFVDGYQGNPNDVGFGRRNPLQALEFLEKLPASAPAVIILRDYHRFLDDVAIARKLRNLARLLKSQPKNIVLLSPRIAIPDDLTEILTVVEFPLPNAPEIKVEIERLLQATGNSLSGKVTDDLVRSCQGLSMERIRRVLAKAIATHGELQPEDVDLVLEEKRQTIRQTQILDFYPATEQISDIGGLDNLKDWLLRRGGSFSERARQYGLPHPRGLLLVGIQGTGKSLTAKAIAHHWHLPLLRLDVGRLFGGLVGESESRTRQMIQVAEALAPCVLWIDEIDKAFSGLGSKGDAGTTSRVFGTFITWLAEKTSPVFVVATANNIQALPPEMLRKGRFDEIFFVGLPSQEERKAIFNVHLSRLRPHNLKNYDIERLAYETPDFSGAEIEQTLIEAMHIGFSQNRDFTTDDVLEAASQIIPLARTAVEQIQELQEWAAAGRARLASKQSPLSDSFGKLR; encoded by the coding sequence ATGAACTTCCGTGAAGAGTTTAAGCTGCTACTGAGAGCGCGTTATCCGTTAATTTACATACCTACCTATGAAGAAGAACGGGTAGAAACTGCTATCCGTGAAGAAGCAGCCAATCAAGGTAATCGCCCAGTATACACTTGGGATTTTGTCGATGGTTATCAAGGTAACCCCAATGATGTGGGATTTGGGCGGCGCAATCCCCTGCAAGCTTTAGAATTTTTAGAGAAATTACCAGCATCAGCGCCAGCAGTCATTATTTTGCGAGATTATCATCGATTTTTGGATGATGTGGCGATCGCTCGCAAACTCCGCAATCTGGCGAGACTGCTGAAGTCGCAACCGAAAAATATTGTCTTATTATCGCCACGCATCGCTATTCCTGACGATTTAACTGAAATTTTAACGGTTGTCGAGTTCCCCTTACCTAACGCCCCAGAAATTAAAGTAGAGATTGAACGTTTACTGCAAGCTACTGGTAATTCCCTCTCTGGGAAAGTTACCGATGATTTAGTGCGTTCTTGCCAAGGGCTATCGATGGAAAGAATTCGGCGGGTTTTGGCGAAAGCGATCGCTACTCATGGCGAATTGCAACCAGAAGACGTAGATTTAGTTTTGGAGGAAAAGCGCCAAACTATCCGCCAAACCCAAATCCTCGACTTTTACCCCGCCACTGAGCAGATTTCTGATATAGGGGGACTAGATAACCTCAAAGATTGGTTATTACGTCGTGGCGGTTCCTTTAGCGAGCGCGCCCGCCAATATGGATTACCCCACCCACGGGGTTTATTATTAGTAGGCATTCAAGGTACTGGTAAATCCTTAACGGCAAAAGCGATCGCTCATCATTGGCACTTACCCCTACTACGCCTAGATGTCGGACGATTATTTGGCGGTTTGGTGGGTGAATCAGAATCCCGCACCCGGCAAATGATTCAGGTAGCAGAAGCCCTTGCACCCTGTGTTCTGTGGATTGATGAAATTGATAAAGCTTTTTCTGGATTGGGTAGTAAAGGTGATGCGGGAACCACTAGCCGCGTCTTCGGCACATTTATTACTTGGCTAGCTGAAAAAACCTCCCCAGTGTTCGTTGTTGCTACCGCCAACAACATCCAAGCTTTACCACCAGAAATGTTGCGGAAAGGGCGATTTGACGAAATTTTCTTTGTTGGTTTACCCAGTCAAGAAGAAAGAAAAGCCATTTTTAATGTTCATTTATCCCGACTGCGCCCCCACAATTTGAAAAATTATGACATTGAGCGTTTAGCATACGAAACACCAGATTTTTCAGGGGCAGAAATCGAGCAAACTTTGATAGAAGCAATGCACATCGGCTTTAGTCAAAATCGAGATTTCACTACCGACGATGTTTTGGAGGCGGCTAGTCAAATCATACCCCTGGCTAGAACGGCTGTAGAGCAGATTCAGGAACTACAAGAATGGGCAGCAGCAGGGAGAGCGCGTCTAGCTTCAAAACAAAGCCCCTTGAGTGACAGCTTTGGCAAGCTACGCTAA
- a CDS encoding pentapeptide repeat-containing protein, whose amino-acid sequence MNIDAIKLGQLKQLPGANLEDEELSQLDLSRINLAGAHLVGTNFTRSKLEGGHLEGANLMGATLQETDLRANLMGANLMQADLTGADLRGSNLRGANLMGARLSGVALAGAFLSGANLMNVNLQGVDLRGADLRGVNLTGANLKGADLSRADLQGALLSEANLEEADLRGANLAGANLTGANLLCAELAGVNLQGVNIDKACLVGTILEIGNG is encoded by the coding sequence ATGAATATTGACGCTATTAAACTAGGACAACTCAAGCAACTGCCAGGGGCTAATTTAGAAGATGAAGAACTGTCCCAACTGGACTTAAGCCGCATCAATTTAGCTGGCGCTCACCTTGTTGGTACTAACTTTACTCGTTCTAAACTCGAAGGTGGGCATTTAGAGGGGGCAAATTTGATGGGTGCAACCCTTCAAGAAACTGACTTGCGGGCAAATTTGATGGGAGCCAATTTGATGCAGGCAGATTTAACAGGGGCAGACTTGCGGGGTAGTAATTTGCGTGGTGCGAACCTGATGGGAGCTAGACTCAGTGGTGTAGCCTTGGCTGGGGCTTTTTTGAGTGGCGCTAATTTAATGAACGTCAATTTACAGGGCGTTGATTTACGGGGTGCTGATTTGCGAGGGGTTAACCTAACTGGTGCGAACCTGAAAGGCGCAGACTTAAGCCGTGCTGATTTACAAGGGGCGTTATTGAGTGAAGCGAATCTCGAAGAAGCCGACCTGCGGGGGGCGAATCTGGCGGGAGCGAACTTGACTGGGGCTAACTTACTCTGTGCAGAGTTGGCAGGGGTGAATTTACAAGGTGTGAATATAGATAAAGCTTGTTTGGTAGGGACAATATTAGAAATTGGTAATGGGTAA
- a CDS encoding peptidoglycan-binding domain-containing protein: MDTISYSHLASIYEASEDIEFIPIKVNLKFWQWPKFSSSAAIRLLSVALSISILSLAGEALALQKVGSTGSEVAEIQRCLKKLGFFNGPVNGRFASITRSGVIGFQRANRLAADGVVGGGTQRALQRACRSATPGAINSSDLRLGSRGVAVSQLQQNLRRLRYFNGPNTGYFGSETQQAVIRFQRANRIGADGIVGSQTAQAIRNAATGSLGVKSPVLSEGSTGQAVTRLQQRLRQLGYFSPNPTGNFRSITRDAVMAFQRNAGLPITGVVNQQTWNALGGVAQVPNRPGLSTPQVRDLQQRLRDLGYFNGNPTGSIGVMTRDAIVRFQRDYRLTADGIADVQILQAVSRVWEDRYANQPNRNLLTVGDRGNNVRAVQQRLTQLGFFTGSLDGYFDEYTRASVASFQQYYQLNPTGNVDSQTWQALNINGSPIAEISYNSGNNRYVVIVPISNGGTLNQVRRYVPSAYTSKSNLGTFVNAGTYSDRSSAEQMSRMLRSNGLDARVQYF, from the coding sequence ATGGACACCATCAGTTATTCCCATCTTGCCTCTATTTATGAGGCATCGGAAGATATAGAATTTATTCCCATAAAAGTTAATCTAAAATTTTGGCAATGGCCAAAGTTTTCTAGTAGTGCAGCAATTAGGCTGTTATCTGTAGCCCTGAGTATAAGCATCTTGAGTCTGGCTGGAGAAGCTTTAGCGTTACAAAAAGTAGGCAGTACTGGTTCAGAAGTTGCCGAAATCCAAAGATGTTTAAAAAAATTAGGCTTTTTCAATGGCCCCGTGAATGGCAGATTTGCTAGCATCACCCGTAGTGGTGTGATTGGTTTTCAACGCGCTAATAGACTCGCGGCTGATGGTGTTGTGGGTGGTGGGACACAAAGGGCTTTACAAAGAGCGTGTCGTAGTGCAACTCCTGGAGCTATAAACAGTAGTGACTTGCGGCTAGGTAGCAGAGGAGTAGCCGTTTCCCAATTACAACAGAATTTGCGGCGGTTGCGTTACTTTAACGGCCCCAACACTGGCTATTTTGGCTCAGAAACTCAGCAAGCAGTTATCAGGTTTCAACGTGCCAATCGCATAGGTGCTGATGGTATTGTTGGTAGTCAAACTGCACAAGCTATCAGAAATGCAGCAACTGGTAGCTTAGGTGTTAAATCTCCAGTACTTTCGGAAGGTAGTACTGGTCAAGCTGTCACTAGACTGCAACAGCGTTTACGTCAATTGGGTTATTTCAGCCCTAATCCTACAGGCAATTTTCGCAGTATCACTAGAGATGCGGTCATGGCCTTTCAACGCAATGCAGGTTTACCTATTACCGGAGTTGTCAATCAACAAACGTGGAATGCTTTAGGTGGTGTTGCTCAAGTTCCCAATAGACCGGGTTTATCTACTCCACAGGTGAGAGATTTGCAGCAACGTCTACGGGATTTGGGTTATTTTAATGGCAATCCCACTGGCTCTATTGGTGTAATGACAAGGGATGCAATTGTCCGATTTCAGCGCGATTATCGACTCACAGCCGATGGTATTGCTGATGTGCAGATCCTACAAGCAGTCAGCCGAGTCTGGGAAGACAGATATGCCAACCAGCCTAATAGAAATTTACTCACTGTAGGCGATCGCGGCAACAATGTGAGAGCAGTCCAACAGCGTTTGACACAGCTAGGTTTTTTTACTGGCAGTCTCGATGGTTATTTTGATGAATACACCAGAGCATCTGTAGCCTCATTCCAGCAATATTATCAACTGAACCCCACTGGCAACGTAGATTCGCAAACTTGGCAAGCCCTCAACATCAATGGTTCACCCATCGCAGAGATTTCTTATAATTCTGGTAATAATCGCTATGTGGTCATAGTGCCGATTAGTAATGGCGGGACTCTCAACCAAGTGCGCCGTTACGTACCTAGTGCTTACACATCTAAATCCAATTTAGGAACTTTTGTCAATGCTGGAACCTATAGCGATCGCTCTTCCGCAGAACAAATGTCTAGGATGTTGCGTTCTAATGGTTTAGACGCAAGAGTACAGTATTTTTAA
- a CDS encoding DUF1802 family protein: MSKSVFIYNALCLPAPDTEALIQGRIIAAMPRKFINPGQIFGIYPANISINLLPNEKYYRPNFLNIAQTVSANLGTETALIKAWAKCEVCQMLNARESIEDLSKLTIWTTQALQQTLAQRPYIFLAYLRVYLLPEPQEIDIQNQSHHFVPLPRSLTVTEDNPVLSDRIFAQRRQQLEKLEPLQHEELEELQSILALLAISNPVAKKLDDDIQIFLGWKNTKQIQSINTDLAWINDIAKLGDRSIELDEKKSNYQAGTDFENITRQSLEFLGFKVEDAYKGGAGGLDLFCSQPYPLLCECKAGRLIPSHTVQELIKLGGMHLGSDKFLLSTKLVIGPGNPSADTLKAAQEWKVSIINAMTLQKLVEFSAKYPGAINLIEIKKYLEPGQIDYKIGEYIDKVEQQIKLRSHIIQVLRNYLERTKYERAGVEALHAAYMTSDYPQALESKELHEILIELSSPLTGYLGRVKGSDWRSDRFYYLRDLPINSK, from the coding sequence ATGAGCAAATCAGTTTTTATATACAATGCTCTATGTTTACCTGCTCCTGACACTGAAGCACTAATACAAGGGCGAATTATTGCAGCTATGCCTCGGAAATTCATTAATCCGGGGCAGATTTTTGGTATTTATCCAGCTAATATTTCGATTAACTTATTACCTAATGAAAAATACTACCGTCCAAATTTCTTAAATATTGCTCAAACGGTTAGTGCAAATTTAGGTACTGAAACAGCTTTAATTAAAGCTTGGGCGAAATGTGAAGTTTGCCAAATGCTGAATGCTCGTGAATCTATTGAGGATTTGTCTAAATTAACAATCTGGACTACACAAGCATTACAACAAACTCTTGCACAAAGACCTTATATTTTTTTGGCTTACCTACGCGTATACTTACTACCAGAGCCACAGGAAATTGATATACAAAATCAAAGCCATCACTTTGTACCGTTGCCAAGATCCCTGACTGTGACTGAAGATAATCCAGTGTTAAGCGATCGCATCTTCGCACAACGCAGACAACAACTAGAAAAACTAGAACCCTTACAGCATGAAGAATTAGAAGAATTACAGAGTATTCTAGCCTTGCTTGCAATCAGTAACCCAGTAGCTAAAAAATTAGATGATGATATTCAAATATTTTTAGGTTGGAAAAACACTAAGCAGATTCAATCAATAAATACAGATTTAGCTTGGATAAATGACATTGCTAAATTAGGCGATCGCAGCATAGAGCTAGACGAGAAAAAAAGCAATTACCAAGCTGGTACAGACTTTGAAAATATTACACGTCAAAGTCTAGAATTTTTAGGATTTAAGGTTGAAGATGCTTATAAAGGCGGTGCTGGAGGCTTAGATTTATTCTGTTCACAACCTTACCCTCTGCTTTGTGAATGTAAGGCGGGTAGACTGATTCCCAGTCATACCGTACAGGAGCTTATTAAGCTAGGTGGTATGCACTTAGGCTCAGATAAATTCCTACTTTCAACTAAATTAGTAATTGGCCCAGGTAATCCATCAGCAGATACTCTCAAAGCAGCACAAGAATGGAAAGTAAGTATTATCAATGCTATGACTTTACAAAAGCTAGTTGAATTTTCAGCAAAATATCCTGGTGCTATCAACTTAATTGAAATAAAAAAATACCTAGAACCTGGACAGATTGACTATAAGATTGGCGAATATATTGATAAAGTTGAACAACAGATTAAATTGCGATCGCACATTATCCAAGTACTAAGAAATTACCTTGAACGTACTAAATATGAACGTGCTGGAGTCGAAGCACTTCATGCTGCCTACATGACATCTGATTATCCTCAAGCATTAGAATCTAAAGAACTGCACGAAATTTTGATAGAGCTTTCATCGCCCTTAACAGGCTACTTAGGACGAGTTAAAGGTAGTGATTGGAGGAGCGATCGCTTTTACTACCTCCGCGATTTACCAATAAACTCAAAATAA
- a CDS encoding DUF2808 domain-containing protein, translated as MGFKVLLGTAIASLAILNGSTIPPSQAIQLQDGTVYFVQPPRLVEAVTTYSQVNFWGATYYFTVNLPENASEPLQQVAINQHQGVDDIHFDLKNSFAFEGTHSRQGKRIGLKDATDNRHTRTVSIIFDPPVSPGQTITIALKPWQNPTVSGVYLFGVTAFPPGEKTHSQFLGFGRLHFYNDISGHFPFW; from the coding sequence ATGGGCTTTAAAGTATTATTGGGTACAGCGATCGCCAGTTTAGCAATACTCAATGGATCTACCATCCCACCGAGTCAAGCAATTCAGTTGCAAGATGGTACAGTCTATTTTGTTCAACCACCACGCCTTGTAGAAGCTGTAACCACATACAGCCAGGTCAATTTCTGGGGCGCAACATATTATTTCACCGTCAACTTACCAGAAAACGCTAGCGAACCCTTACAACAAGTCGCAATTAACCAGCATCAGGGAGTAGATGACATTCATTTCGACCTGAAAAACAGTTTTGCTTTTGAAGGTACACACTCCCGTCAAGGTAAAAGAATTGGATTAAAAGATGCGACGGATAATCGTCACACCAGAACAGTATCCATCATATTTGACCCGCCAGTCTCTCCAGGTCAAACGATCACAATTGCCTTGAAACCTTGGCAAAATCCAACTGTCTCAGGAGTATATCTATTTGGCGTTACAGCTTTTCCACCAGGAGAAAAAACTCACAGCCAATTCCTTGGTTTTGGTAGATTGCATTTTTACAATGACATTAGCGGACATTTCCCTTTCTGGTAA
- a CDS encoding Nif11-like leader peptide family natural product precursor: MYYQIWNFFLKEERYNFWKNEINLYNNPNKLTWQKVIDFFAFVEQNLFLKSQLGEVDTLEGFINLVVDNGYCLKAEEIAWFLITRKQIWNLFDLAQTTPLLKDQLLSAKNPQQFTKVAADYGYYFSVDELAWLLTEVKSSPELVSINNSVGEILTVSSYGKIEIGYWIWLAEEWGIVPPFCHRVQPGTFLSQYIDNPFLPDRCFLPKSYFKQQLVISH, translated from the coding sequence ATGTACTACCAGATATGGAATTTCTTCTTAAAAGAAGAACGGTATAATTTTTGGAAGAATGAAATAAATCTTTATAATAATCCGAATAAATTAACCTGGCAGAAAGTTATTGATTTTTTTGCTTTTGTGGAGCAAAACTTATTCTTAAAAAGTCAACTAGGAGAAGTTGATACCTTAGAAGGGTTTATTAACTTAGTAGTAGATAATGGATATTGCTTAAAAGCAGAAGAAATTGCTTGGTTCCTCATTACTAGGAAGCAGATTTGGAATTTATTTGATTTAGCGCAAACAACACCGCTACTCAAAGATCAATTACTATCAGCGAAAAATCCACAACAGTTTACTAAAGTGGCTGCTGATTATGGCTATTACTTTTCTGTAGATGAATTAGCTTGGTTGTTAACCGAAGTTAAGTCATCCCCTGAGTTAGTATCTATCAACAATAGCGTTGGGGAAATTTTAACTGTATCCAGCTACGGCAAAATCGAAATTGGATACTGGATTTGGTTAGCAGAAGAATGGGGAATTGTGCCACCATTCTGTCATCGAGTCCAACCAGGAACTTTCTTATCTCAATATATTGATAATCCTTTCTTACCAGATCGCTGTTTTTTACCCAAGAGCTACTTTAAGCAGCAATTAGTCATTAGTCATTAG
- a CDS encoding SH3 domain-containing protein, producing the protein MFSALLKFILGILLAIAVLLGSGVAVGLYFMNRTAIPPTKPMYANDTPALKDPDSKKNKIEPVSTPQAKIETTPTPSPSPTETEKPLPKGAYKGRITWPQGVSLRAEPTQEAERVGGAGFDEKIIVLEENPDKLWKKVRVESTKIEGWTKVGNIERVDE; encoded by the coding sequence ATGTTTTCCGCCTTGCTTAAGTTCATACTGGGAATATTATTAGCGATCGCAGTTTTATTAGGTAGCGGCGTTGCGGTTGGACTCTATTTCATGAATAGAACCGCCATACCGCCAACCAAGCCTATGTATGCTAATGATACTCCTGCACTCAAAGACCCGGATAGCAAAAAGAATAAGATAGAACCTGTCTCCACACCTCAAGCTAAAATCGAAACGACTCCTACTCCCAGTCCATCCCCCACAGAAACAGAAAAGCCATTGCCAAAAGGTGCTTATAAAGGGCGTATTACATGGCCTCAAGGGGTAAGCTTGAGGGCTGAACCAACTCAAGAGGCTGAACGAGTGGGAGGCGCTGGTTTCGACGAAAAAATTATTGTCTTAGAAGAAAACCCAGATAAACTTTGGAAAAAGGTTCGCGTTGAAAGCACCAAAATAGAGGGTTGGACAAAAGTTGGGAATATTGAACGAGTGGATGAATAA
- a CDS encoding P-loop NTPase fold protein encodes MTNISVSPIEAVNAAIQSHNPFTNAGINTESDVWQKRFDVTTLNAHASDTIFQAIDLVRTSQSSQDKVTSIAITAAKGVGKTHLLSRIRHRLELDGGALFIYSGVNNYTDLNLVKYQFQQTLADSLSKTGSQGVTQWQEVAAAIANEGFKAINPNGANLSSQELVNRFDKVDASFSANNKNLMNALIKPVLTTKPNADPYILRAILWTLSETKSPFAIKWLSGDELANSDADALGLPNPSKTNQDKEAEALKNIQQILNLVSYYNPVVICFDEIDVKINCNEDGLTTEIVIANLVKILHDTLENYELGRGVVIITVMLPETWTNSINSIPGGTPNRVSKYTGTKPIDLRYIDSNSLIELVTIWLKDFYNARNLTPPDLLYPFEVNQLQEFGKGRPTIREALRWCAENFKVKGEILPIDPLERFELALKRESEADIGNYLDNNSLIADALRFSFETLKGEILEGETSTGERLNGFIIQAIEELAQKSANNGYINFKIVATENEKNIKIGVAISQPSKSILSTLNRLTDYQKFDINRGCLLRSKSNKINKASKAYNLLEDLVSKLGGEWLDLKPEEIKPLIELYYVYQKCSNYQLTEEQVIQFSQKITRIHPLLLEILSEPSCQIDEEAIEGEELINSFLNPSINDNTDDSDALIELFN; translated from the coding sequence ATGACTAATATTTCTGTTTCTCCAATAGAAGCCGTCAACGCCGCTATTCAAAGCCATAACCCATTTACCAATGCTGGCATCAACACAGAATCAGATGTCTGGCAAAAGAGATTTGACGTAACTACCTTAAATGCCCATGCTTCTGATACTATTTTTCAAGCAATTGATTTGGTGCGTACCAGTCAATCTAGTCAAGATAAAGTAACATCAATTGCCATAACTGCGGCAAAAGGAGTTGGAAAAACACACCTTCTCAGCCGTATTCGTCATAGGCTGGAACTTGATGGTGGTGCGTTGTTCATATATTCAGGTGTCAATAACTATACAGATTTAAATTTAGTTAAATACCAATTTCAGCAAACTTTGGCAGATAGTCTCAGCAAAACTGGAAGTCAAGGAGTAACTCAGTGGCAAGAAGTAGCAGCAGCGATCGCAAATGAAGGTTTCAAAGCTATTAATCCCAATGGTGCAAACCTTTCTTCTCAAGAACTTGTGAACAGATTTGACAAAGTAGATGCAAGTTTTTCAGCGAATAACAAAAATTTGATGAACGCGCTCATCAAACCAGTTCTGACAACAAAGCCAAATGCAGATCCTTATATTCTCAGAGCTATTTTGTGGACTCTTTCAGAAACTAAATCACCATTTGCAATCAAATGGTTGTCTGGTGATGAGTTAGCCAACTCTGATGCGGATGCTCTGGGATTACCAAACCCTAGCAAAACTAATCAAGACAAAGAAGCTGAAGCTCTCAAAAATATTCAGCAAATTTTAAATTTAGTCAGTTACTACAACCCAGTAGTTATTTGTTTTGACGAAATAGATGTCAAAATAAACTGTAACGAGGATGGCTTAACCACGGAAATCGTAATTGCTAATTTAGTTAAAATTCTGCATGATACTCTCGAAAATTATGAACTCGGTCGAGGTGTTGTTATTATCACAGTCATGCTTCCTGAAACCTGGACTAATAGTATAAACAGCATACCGGGTGGTACGCCAAATAGAGTTTCAAAATATACAGGTACAAAACCAATAGATTTACGATATATTGATAGTAATTCTCTGATTGAATTAGTAACTATTTGGCTCAAAGACTTTTACAATGCAAGAAATTTAACTCCACCGGATTTACTCTACCCATTTGAAGTTAATCAACTGCAAGAATTTGGTAAAGGAAGACCAACTATTAGAGAAGCATTAAGATGGTGTGCAGAAAACTTTAAGGTTAAGGGTGAAATTTTACCAATAGACCCATTAGAACGTTTTGAATTGGCTTTAAAAAGAGAAAGTGAGGCAGATATTGGAAATTATTTAGATAATAATTCCTTGATTGCTGATGCTTTGCGCTTTAGCTTTGAAACCCTCAAAGGTGAAATATTAGAAGGTGAGACTTCTACGGGTGAAAGATTGAACGGATTTATCATACAAGCAATTGAGGAATTAGCTCAAAAATCAGCCAACAATGGCTACATTAATTTCAAAATTGTCGCTACAGAAAATGAAAAAAATATCAAGATTGGAGTAGCTATCAGCCAACCTAGTAAATCAATACTATCTACATTAAATCGGCTAACTGATTATCAAAAATTTGATATTAATCGTGGTTGTTTACTGCGTTCTAAATCCAATAAGATTAATAAGGCATCAAAAGCATATAATTTATTAGAAGACCTTGTGTCAAAATTGGGTGGCGAATGGTTAGATTTGAAACCAGAAGAAATAAAACCACTTATTGAGCTTTATTATGTCTATCAAAAGTGCAGTAACTATCAACTTACCGAAGAACAAGTTATCCAATTTTCCCAGAAAATAACTCGTATACATCCTTTGTTACTAGAAATTTTGAGTGAGCCTTCTTGTCAAATTGATGAAGAAGCTATTGAGGGAGAAGAACTAATAAACAGTTTTTTAAATCCGTCAATTAATGATAATACAGATGATTCAGACGCATTGATTGAGTTATTTAATTAA
- the psbC gene encoding photosystem II reaction center protein CP43, translating into MVTLSNTLGGGRDQESSGFAWWSGNARLINLSGKLLGAHVAHAGLIVFWAGAMTLFEVAHFIPEKPMYEQGLILLPHVATLGWGVGVGGEVIDTFPYFVVGVLHLISSAVLGFGGIYHAVRGPETLEEYSSFFGYDWKDKNKMTNIIGFHLIILGCGALLLVLKAMFFGGVYDTWAPGGGDVRVITNPTLNPAVIFGYLLKSPFGGEGWIVSVNNMEDVIGGHIWIALICISGGIWHIFTKPFGWARRAFIWSGEAYLSYSLGALSLMGFIASCMVWYNNTVYPSEFFGPTGPEASQAQALTFLVRDQRLGANVGSAQGPTGLGKYLMRSPSGEIIFGGETMRFWDFQGPWLEPLRGPNGLDLDKIKNDIQPWQARRAAEYMTHAPLGSLNSVGGVATEINSFNYVSPRAWLATSHFVLGFFFLIGHLWHAGRARAAAGGFEKGIDRENEPAMSMGDLD; encoded by the coding sequence GTGGTAACGCTCTCTAATACCTTAGGCGGCGGACGCGACCAAGAATCATCCGGTTTTGCTTGGTGGTCTGGTAATGCGCGCCTAATCAACTTATCCGGTAAACTGCTGGGCGCTCACGTTGCTCATGCTGGCTTGATTGTGTTCTGGGCCGGAGCGATGACCTTATTTGAAGTCGCTCACTTCATTCCAGAAAAACCGATGTACGAGCAGGGTTTAATCCTGTTACCTCACGTCGCTACCCTTGGTTGGGGCGTTGGCGTTGGTGGTGAAGTTATCGATACTTTCCCCTACTTTGTTGTTGGTGTACTCCACCTGATTTCTTCTGCCGTATTAGGCTTTGGTGGTATTTACCACGCCGTCCGTGGTCCAGAAACCTTAGAAGAGTACTCCTCTTTCTTTGGTTATGACTGGAAAGATAAGAACAAGATGACCAATATCATCGGCTTCCACCTGATCATCCTGGGATGTGGTGCGTTGCTGTTGGTATTGAAAGCAATGTTCTTTGGTGGTGTCTATGACACCTGGGCCCCTGGTGGTGGTGATGTACGTGTAATTACTAATCCCACACTGAACCCAGCTGTAATCTTCGGTTATTTGCTTAAATCTCCCTTCGGTGGCGAAGGTTGGATTGTTAGCGTTAATAACATGGAAGATGTCATTGGCGGACACATCTGGATCGCTTTAATTTGTATTTCTGGTGGTATTTGGCACATCTTCACCAAGCCTTTTGGTTGGGCGCGTCGTGCGTTTATCTGGTCTGGTGAAGCATATCTTTCCTACAGCTTGGGCGCTTTGTCCTTAATGGGCTTTATCGCTTCCTGTATGGTTTGGTACAACAACACTGTTTACCCCAGCGAATTCTTCGGCCCAACTGGCCCTGAAGCTTCTCAAGCTCAAGCTTTAACCTTCTTGGTTCGTGACCAACGCTTAGGTGCTAACGTTGGTTCTGCCCAAGGCCCTACAGGTTTGGGTAAATACTTGATGCGCTCTCCTTCTGGTGAAATCATCTTCGGTGGTGAAACCATGCGCTTCTGGGACTTCCAAGGCCCTTGGTTAGAGCCTCTACGTGGCCCTAACGGTCTTGACCTAGATAAAATCAAGAATGATATTCAGCCTTGGCAAGCACGTCGCGCTGCTGAATACATGACCCACGCTCCTCTAGGTTCCTTGAACTCTGTGGGTGGTGTGGCTACAGAAATTAACTCTTTCAACTACGTATCCCCTCGTGCGTGGTTGGCTACTTCTCACTTTGTGTTAGGCTTCTTCTTCTTAATTGGTCACTTGTGGCACGCTGGACGCGCTCGCGCTGCTGCTGGCGGTTTCGAGAAGGGTATTGACCGTGAGAATGAACCAGCAATGTCTATGGGCGACCTCGACTAA